A window from Salminus brasiliensis chromosome 7, fSalBra1.hap2, whole genome shotgun sequence encodes these proteins:
- the gulp1b gene encoding PTB domain-containing engulfment adapter protein 1 isoform X2 — translation MHNPEALVKHHVAYSAKFLGITEVDQPKGTDVVRVAVRKLKFQRHIKKSEGQKLPKVELQISIYGVKILDPKTKEIQHNCQLHRMSFCADDKTDKRIFTYICTEPETKRHLCYVFDSEKCAEEITVAIGQAFDLAYKKFLESGGKDVETRKQIGNLQKRIQDLEMENSKLKKQLQDLEDQLISTQSSPVHETLLHVNSSNEDYMLQRPSALFFCADDITSVSSLDISSVTLTPASSPDSNQSTGLLTPPPAKPAHFQPTNGYSVPRPRAGSIPARASSTDIFDMVPFTPTSSMPRISNSNGMSPLPPLPPKDRAIDLFGAVPFDPFICGLADFTPDIQSKLDEMQEGFKMGLTLEGTVFSLDQVDSRC, via the exons ATGCACAACCCCGAGGCCCTGGTGAAGCATCATGTAGCATACAGTGCTAAG TTTTTGGGAATCACAGAAGTTGACCAACCGAAAGGAACAGATGTTGTTCGTGTAGCTGTGAGAAAGCTGaag TTTCAAAGGCATATCAAAAAGTCAGAAGGCCAAAAACTGCCAAAGGTTGAGCTGCAGATATCCATATATGGAGTGAAAATTCTGGATCCAAAAACGAAG GAGATACAGCACAACTGCCAGCTGCACCGCATGTCCTTCTGCGCTGATGATAAAACTGACAAACGGATCTTCACCTACATCTGCACTGAGCCAGAGACCAAGAGGCACCTGTGCTACGTGTTCGACAGCGAGAAATGC GCAGAGGAGATCACCGTAGCTATTGGCCAGGCGTTTGACTTGGCCTATAAAAAGTTCCTGGAGTCTGGAGGAAAAGATGTGGAGACCAGAAAACAAATAGGCAATTTACAGAAGCGG ATTCAAGATTTGGAAATGGAGAATTCAAAGCTTAAAAAGCAGCTTCAGGACCTGGAGGATCAGCTGATCAGCACTCAGTCATCACCAGTACATGAAACG ctgctgCATGTAAACTCCTCTAATGAAGATTACATGCTGCAGAGGCCCTCTGCACTCTTCTTCTGTGCTGATGACATTACCTCGGTCTCCTCTCTAGACATTTCCTCTGTCACACTAACGCCTGCCAGTTCACCTGATTCCAACCAGTCAACAGGCCTGCTCACCCCACCTCCTGCTAAACCCGCCCACTTTCAGCCAACCAATGGCTACAGTGTCCCTCGACCTCGA GCTGGAAGCATCCCAGCAAGAGCATCCTCTACCGACATCTTTGACATGGTGCCGTTCACACCCACATCCTCCATGCCAAGAATATCAAACAGTAATGGGATGTCACCTCTCCCCCCACTGCCTCCAAAAGATAGAG CTATAGATCTGTTCGGAGCCGTGCCCTTTGACCCCTTCATCTGCGGCCTTGCTGACTTCACTCCAGATATCCAGTCCAAGCTGGATGAGATGCAG GAGGGGTTCAAAATGGGTCTGACTTTGGAGGGCACTGTTTTTTCCCTGGACCAAGTGGACAGCCGATGCTGA
- the gulp1b gene encoding PTB domain-containing engulfment adapter protein 1 isoform X1 → MMNRAFNRRKDKPSMHNPEALVKHHVAYSAKFLGITEVDQPKGTDVVRVAVRKLKFQRHIKKSEGQKLPKVELQISIYGVKILDPKTKEIQHNCQLHRMSFCADDKTDKRIFTYICTEPETKRHLCYVFDSEKCAEEITVAIGQAFDLAYKKFLESGGKDVETRKQIGNLQKRIQDLEMENSKLKKQLQDLEDQLISTQSSPVHETLLHVNSSNEDYMLQRPSALFFCADDITSVSSLDISSVTLTPASSPDSNQSTGLLTPPPAKPAHFQPTNGYSVPRPRAGSIPARASSTDIFDMVPFTPTSSMPRISNSNGMSPLPPLPPKDRAIDLFGAVPFDPFICGLADFTPDIQSKLDEMQEGFKMGLTLEGTVFSLDQVDSRC, encoded by the exons ATAAACCCAGCATGCACAACCCCGAGGCCCTGGTGAAGCATCATGTAGCATACAGTGCTAAG TTTTTGGGAATCACAGAAGTTGACCAACCGAAAGGAACAGATGTTGTTCGTGTAGCTGTGAGAAAGCTGaag TTTCAAAGGCATATCAAAAAGTCAGAAGGCCAAAAACTGCCAAAGGTTGAGCTGCAGATATCCATATATGGAGTGAAAATTCTGGATCCAAAAACGAAG GAGATACAGCACAACTGCCAGCTGCACCGCATGTCCTTCTGCGCTGATGATAAAACTGACAAACGGATCTTCACCTACATCTGCACTGAGCCAGAGACCAAGAGGCACCTGTGCTACGTGTTCGACAGCGAGAAATGC GCAGAGGAGATCACCGTAGCTATTGGCCAGGCGTTTGACTTGGCCTATAAAAAGTTCCTGGAGTCTGGAGGAAAAGATGTGGAGACCAGAAAACAAATAGGCAATTTACAGAAGCGG ATTCAAGATTTGGAAATGGAGAATTCAAAGCTTAAAAAGCAGCTTCAGGACCTGGAGGATCAGCTGATCAGCACTCAGTCATCACCAGTACATGAAACG ctgctgCATGTAAACTCCTCTAATGAAGATTACATGCTGCAGAGGCCCTCTGCACTCTTCTTCTGTGCTGATGACATTACCTCGGTCTCCTCTCTAGACATTTCCTCTGTCACACTAACGCCTGCCAGTTCACCTGATTCCAACCAGTCAACAGGCCTGCTCACCCCACCTCCTGCTAAACCCGCCCACTTTCAGCCAACCAATGGCTACAGTGTCCCTCGACCTCGA GCTGGAAGCATCCCAGCAAGAGCATCCTCTACCGACATCTTTGACATGGTGCCGTTCACACCCACATCCTCCATGCCAAGAATATCAAACAGTAATGGGATGTCACCTCTCCCCCCACTGCCTCCAAAAGATAGAG CTATAGATCTGTTCGGAGCCGTGCCCTTTGACCCCTTCATCTGCGGCCTTGCTGACTTCACTCCAGATATCCAGTCCAAGCTGGATGAGATGCAG GAGGGGTTCAAAATGGGTCTGACTTTGGAGGGCACTGTTTTTTCCCTGGACCAAGTGGACAGCCGATGCTGA
- the gulp1b gene encoding PTB domain-containing engulfment adapter protein 1 isoform X4, whose product MMNRAFNRRKDKPSMHNPEALVKHHVAYSAKFLGITEVDQPKGTDVVRVAVRKLKFQRHIKKSEGQKLPKVELQISIYGVKILDPKTKEIQHNCQLHRMSFCADDKTDKRIFTYICTEPETKRHLCYVFDSEKCAEEITVAIGQAFDLAYKKFLESGGKDVETRKQIGNLQKRAGSIPARASSTDIFDMVPFTPTSSMPRISNSNGMSPLPPLPPKDRAIDLFGAVPFDPFICGLADFTPDIQSKLDEMQEGFKMGLTLEGTVFSLDQVDSRC is encoded by the exons ATAAACCCAGCATGCACAACCCCGAGGCCCTGGTGAAGCATCATGTAGCATACAGTGCTAAG TTTTTGGGAATCACAGAAGTTGACCAACCGAAAGGAACAGATGTTGTTCGTGTAGCTGTGAGAAAGCTGaag TTTCAAAGGCATATCAAAAAGTCAGAAGGCCAAAAACTGCCAAAGGTTGAGCTGCAGATATCCATATATGGAGTGAAAATTCTGGATCCAAAAACGAAG GAGATACAGCACAACTGCCAGCTGCACCGCATGTCCTTCTGCGCTGATGATAAAACTGACAAACGGATCTTCACCTACATCTGCACTGAGCCAGAGACCAAGAGGCACCTGTGCTACGTGTTCGACAGCGAGAAATGC GCAGAGGAGATCACCGTAGCTATTGGCCAGGCGTTTGACTTGGCCTATAAAAAGTTCCTGGAGTCTGGAGGAAAAGATGTGGAGACCAGAAAACAAATAGGCAATTTACAGAAGCGG GCTGGAAGCATCCCAGCAAGAGCATCCTCTACCGACATCTTTGACATGGTGCCGTTCACACCCACATCCTCCATGCCAAGAATATCAAACAGTAATGGGATGTCACCTCTCCCCCCACTGCCTCCAAAAGATAGAG CTATAGATCTGTTCGGAGCCGTGCCCTTTGACCCCTTCATCTGCGGCCTTGCTGACTTCACTCCAGATATCCAGTCCAAGCTGGATGAGATGCAG GAGGGGTTCAAAATGGGTCTGACTTTGGAGGGCACTGTTTTTTCCCTGGACCAAGTGGACAGCCGATGCTGA
- the gulp1b gene encoding PTB domain-containing engulfment adapter protein 1 isoform X3, translated as MMNRAFNRRKDKPSMHNPEALVKHHVAYSAKFLGITEVDQPKGTDVVRVAVRKLKFQRHIKKSEGQKLPKVELQISIYGVKILDPKTKEIQHNCQLHRMSFCADDKTDKRIFTYICTEPETKRHLCYVFDSEKCAEEITVAIGQAFDLAYKKFLESGGKDVETRKQIGNLQKRIQDLEMENSKLKKQLQDLEDQLISTQSSPVHETAGSIPARASSTDIFDMVPFTPTSSMPRISNSNGMSPLPPLPPKDRAIDLFGAVPFDPFICGLADFTPDIQSKLDEMQEGFKMGLTLEGTVFSLDQVDSRC; from the exons ATAAACCCAGCATGCACAACCCCGAGGCCCTGGTGAAGCATCATGTAGCATACAGTGCTAAG TTTTTGGGAATCACAGAAGTTGACCAACCGAAAGGAACAGATGTTGTTCGTGTAGCTGTGAGAAAGCTGaag TTTCAAAGGCATATCAAAAAGTCAGAAGGCCAAAAACTGCCAAAGGTTGAGCTGCAGATATCCATATATGGAGTGAAAATTCTGGATCCAAAAACGAAG GAGATACAGCACAACTGCCAGCTGCACCGCATGTCCTTCTGCGCTGATGATAAAACTGACAAACGGATCTTCACCTACATCTGCACTGAGCCAGAGACCAAGAGGCACCTGTGCTACGTGTTCGACAGCGAGAAATGC GCAGAGGAGATCACCGTAGCTATTGGCCAGGCGTTTGACTTGGCCTATAAAAAGTTCCTGGAGTCTGGAGGAAAAGATGTGGAGACCAGAAAACAAATAGGCAATTTACAGAAGCGG ATTCAAGATTTGGAAATGGAGAATTCAAAGCTTAAAAAGCAGCTTCAGGACCTGGAGGATCAGCTGATCAGCACTCAGTCATCACCAGTACATGAAACG GCTGGAAGCATCCCAGCAAGAGCATCCTCTACCGACATCTTTGACATGGTGCCGTTCACACCCACATCCTCCATGCCAAGAATATCAAACAGTAATGGGATGTCACCTCTCCCCCCACTGCCTCCAAAAGATAGAG CTATAGATCTGTTCGGAGCCGTGCCCTTTGACCCCTTCATCTGCGGCCTTGCTGACTTCACTCCAGATATCCAGTCCAAGCTGGATGAGATGCAG GAGGGGTTCAAAATGGGTCTGACTTTGGAGGGCACTGTTTTTTCCCTGGACCAAGTGGACAGCCGATGCTGA